GCCACAACAAACTGCATAGTTGCCATTGAAGGGTAACTTTCTGAAAAAGAGGTGAAAAACGGCTTCTTGTTCCGCTATTCCGTTTTTCCAATAACCATACACCATTGTCAATTGGTAGAGATCTGTGAGGAGGCTCAAAGAGGTGCTGTAAATATTGGATAATTTCATGGTGTTTTTTTTACACTAAGTTAATTTTGGAGTATTAACGCAGTGTAGGTGGATTTTGTTCCATTTGAAGGATTTTTTTTTACCTCCTTCACTTTTTTTGATTGATAATTTAGTCCTATTCTGTTAACTAAAAAAGCCATCAAAATCAATCTGATTTTGATGGCTTTCAATTTTATATTGATTTTGAAGTTTACAAATTATCCTCCAAAATCGTCAAAAGCAATATTTTCACTTGGAACACCTAAATCGTCCAACATTTTCAATACTGCTGCCAACATCGCAGGAGGACCACAGATATAATATTCGATTTCTTCTGGTTCCTCATGGTTTTTCAAGTAGCTATCCAACAATACTTGGTGTATAAACCCTTTGAGTCCAGTCCAATTATCTTCTGGAAGAGGATCAGAAAGTGCGATGTGAAAAGAGAAATTATCGTACTCCTTTTCAATATCTTCGAATTGATCTACATAAAATAACTCTCTTACAGAACGTCCACCATACCAATAAGAAATCTTACGGTCACGGGTCTTTTCTGTGTGAAACAAGTGGAAAAGGTGAGAGCGTAGAGGTGCCATACCTGCACCACCACCAATGTAAACCATTTCTTTCTTGGTCGGTTTGATGAAAAACTCACCATAAGGCCCCGAGATAGTCACCTTATCACCTGGTTTGCGAGAAAATACGTAAGAAGAACAAATACCTGGATTCACGTCCATGAATTGGTTTTTGGCTCTGTCCCAAGGTGGAGAAGCAATACGGATGTTGAGCATCACAATGTTTCCTTCGGCTGGGTGATTCGCCATAGAATAGGCACGGAAGATAGGTTCAGGATTTTTCATTTTTAAATTCCACATATTAAATTTATCCCAATCTTCACGGTATTCTGTTTCCACTTCAATATCCTTGTATTCTACCTCACATTTAGGAACATCTATCTGGACATAGCCACCAGATTCAAATTCCAAAAATTCACCAGGAGGAAGTTTT
The Chitinophagales bacterium genome window above contains:
- the nqrF gene encoding NADH:ubiquinone reductase (Na(+)-transporting) subunit F, translated to MLPVIIGSSAAFLFIILFLTGILLYAKAKLIPSGDVNILVNGEETLVVSPGPTLLTALSQKNLFLPSACGGGGTCAMCKCQVIEGGGDVLPTEMNHLTRKEAQNHWRLACQVKVRGDMTVEVPEEVFGIKKWECEVVSNGNVATFIKEFVVKLPPGEFLEFESGGYVQIDVPKCEVEYKDIEVETEYREDWDKFNMWNLKMKNPEPIFRAYSMANHPAEGNIVMLNIRIASPPWDRAKNQFMDVNPGICSSYVFSRKPGDKVTISGPYGEFFIKPTKKEMVYIGGGAGMAPLRSHLFHLFHTEKTRDRKISYWYGGRSVRELFYVDQFEDIEKEYDNFSFHIALSDPLPEDNWTGLKGFIHQVLLDSYLKNHEEPEEIEYYICGPPAMLAAVLKMLDDLGVPSENIAFDDFGG